ATTTACTTCACTGAAGTTACAATTCCCTCTTCTTCTGAATTAGTTGGACAATCTGTGAGAAATAGTAGATTACAAAGACGATTTGATGTTGATGTTCTTGAGTTACAACGAAATGGAAAAGTTATCCTCCCTCCTCTGGCAGATAGGAAGATTGAACCTGATGATAGGTTGATAATCCGTGTTACGAGAGCTGACTTATTGAGACTGCAGCAGGAACACACCATTTTATTAGGTGAGAATAAAAAATCTTTAGCAGGAACTAATGTTTTCTCAGATGATGAAGGTACTAAAACCTTTGAAGCCTTGCTGCCAGCAGGCTCAACTCTGGCTGGTGCAAGTTTGAGAGAATTAAGATTCAGACAACGTCATAATGCAACAGTTTTGGCATTGAGAAGAGGTCAGCAGACTGTCCAGGAGAGATTAGGCCAGGCTGTTTTAAGAGCTGGAGATGTTTTATTATTACAAGCTCCTTTGGATTCAATAAGAGGTTTGCAAGCTAGTAATGATTTACTTATTTTAGATCAATTTGAAGATGATTTACCTGTCTTGATAAAAAAACCCATATCGATTGCAATTGCAATAGGGATGGTTGTTTTACCTGCAGTTACTAATATTCCACTAGTAGGATCAGTTCTTTTAGCAGTTATTACAATGGTTGCTTTTGGATGCTTAAGACCTGCAGAAATACAAAAATCAATTAGGTTAGACGTAATTTTACTGCTGGGATCCTTATCATGTTTTAGTGTCGCAATGCAAGTCACAGGATTAGCAGATTTAATAGCTGTCAATCTAAATTTTGTTCTTAATGGAATGCCTTTGTATTTTGCACTAGTTGTAATTTTTGTGTCGACTGTTATCCTTACACAATTTATTAGTAATGCTGCTTCGGTTGCTTTAATTTTGCCAGTTGCTATTGAATTTTCAAGCGTTTTAGGTATTGCACCAAGCGCTTTAATAATGCTTGTTTTATTTGGCGCAAGTCAATCTTTCTTGACTCCAATGGGATATCAAACAAATTTGATGGTTTACGGGCCTGGAAGATATAGATTTTTTGATATTGCAAAATACGGTGCTGGATTAACACTTATAATGTCATTTACAGTGCCAGCATTGATAATTTTAAATTTCAGATAAAAAAAAGTGAAATTCACTAGTAATGTTTATAAATTAAAAGATGCTTACAGAAAACTATCTGTACCTCAATTTACTATTGTTACAGGATTGTTTATTATTTTTTTTGGAACTTTAATTTTGAGTTCACCATTATGCTCATCTGCAAAGGTTGGTTTGTGGGAAGCATTTTTTACATCCACTTCCGCTATAACTGTTACTGGCCTAACCATAATAGATATTGGTATTGATTTAAATTTCTTTGGTCAAGTTTTCTTGGCTTTCATGCTTTTGTCAGGTGGTCTAGGATTAATGGCTATTACGACATTCTTACAAGGCTTTGTTGTAAAAGGGACAAAGCTAAGAACTAGATTAGATAAAGGAAAAACTCTAGATGAATTTGGAGTTGGAGGTATTGGTCGAACTTTTCAAAGCATCGCCATTACTGCAACTTGTATAATATCTTTTGGTGCAATTGTCTTATATTCTTTTGGATTTATAGATATACAAAATAAATGGGAAAGACTTTGGTCTTCTATTTTTCATAGCATAT
This region of Prochlorococcus marinus str. GP2 genomic DNA includes:
- a CDS encoding SLC13 family permease, with translation MNLIAVVSNNFDAFITVVVLIMSIILFIKNSIAPELTGLLCVGIFIATGVLSPEKALAGFGSPSLITLMGLFAVSSALFKSGALDRVRELISSESIRTPRKLISLIAFLIAPISGIVPNTPVVASLLPLIEGWCERRNISPSKVLLPLSFATLLGGTLTLLGSSVNLLVSDISQQLGYGALELFSLTSIGIPVWLIGTTYMILVSDILLPDRGRDKDFIRNGDMNIYFTEVTIPSSSELVGQSVRNSRLQRRFDVDVLELQRNGKVILPPLADRKIEPDDRLIIRVTRADLLRLQQEHTILLGENKKSLAGTNVFSDDEGTKTFEALLPAGSTLAGASLRELRFRQRHNATVLALRRGQQTVQERLGQAVLRAGDVLLLQAPLDSIRGLQASNDLLILDQFEDDLPVLIKKPISIAIAIGMVVLPAVTNIPLVGSVLLAVITMVAFGCLRPAEIQKSIRLDVILLLGSLSCFSVAMQVTGLADLIAVNLNFVLNGMPLYFALVVIFVSTVILTQFISNAASVALILPVAIEFSSVLGIAPSALIMLVLFGASQSFLTPMGYQTNLMVYGPGRYRFFDIAKYGAGLTLIMSFTVPALIILNFR